ATTAAAAGTAGTTTTATATAGTTCTagttaaattaattgttttatagatatttatttatttattaaattttttatttatttaatattaatttacacatcaaaataattgttttcaacTCAAGTAATAaactaagaattttttttattgaaatatttatatttatagaaagaAAGTAAagttaagtaaaaaatatataattattgagattatttttattttcattttaacaatattatattaattatttattttattataataaataaaattttaatcgaTTTGGTGTCTTTTCACTTAAAATTTcgcatatattaaaaaaatgaattacactgctattatttttttcactaataCACATACATGCGAGTTTGCATCAAcacattaaaattgaaaaattttgtaaaaaaaaaaaagggagaaacttaatttttatatttattttatgggttaaaatattttttttgttataaatttcattaagttttatcaaataaatcttaattttatttttgtgttcaaatatgttctaatttttgttaattttgttcaatttaataattttatattaatagcgtttaaatcattaactataataaataatgacaGTAAAATATTTGTGATGCAGAGTACTTGTACttggataaaaattattttctaggATTGGCTTTGGGTTTTTCCTAGGCAACTTAGATAAAGGGTAAAGAAGGCCTTTTTGGGTAGAGCCATGAGTGAGATACCATTCTCGAAGAGATAAAATTCTAACCTTGTGCAAGGACCTACGGACCGAGGTATAGTCTCAAGTAGACAGTTTCTATGCTACCTGtgacttcatatttttttaatttttttttcaaatgtccACATATCAATTCTTACAtgtcaaaatcaatattttatatccaatttatttcatatatttgttatttttgttcaatcttgtctcaattttgtttaaaatcgAACAGTTTTGTCTCTCTtaaaattgagatcaaatttaatttttataaccttaaactaattttaaccttaaacaaaagatatttaataaaaatataaattttaacaaaaacatcAATATAACTTTAAtgataaataaacatttaaatatacattccatgtttcataaaaagaaaaagttatctCTTCTAATCAATGGttgaagtttttaaatattcttaaatactaatttattttaagggttaaatatgtttttggtccctcaagttttagcgaaatttggaattagtctcttatcaaaacttttgaccaatttagtcattcatctttaaaaatgcatgaatttagtcgttgtaaccaaattttgttaagtttatctgacgtttcaagcgcatttcatgatagtatttgaattatttacaccgtttgaaacatttttacttcaatgttaactcaaatattatcacaaaatgcgtttaaaatgtcaaataaacttcataaaatttgataagaaggactaaatccacgtatttctaaagatgaaagacaaaattggtataaaattttaaaaaaagactaattccaaaattcactgataccaataacatatttaatccttattttaaatacataatgAAGGCTTAacatttcaattcaattattattttaacaataatgtAAGAAAACCTGTGATAAACAGAAGTGGAGGGGAAGACAAAATCGGAGAAGTGGGCTTAGTAGCCAAATCCAGCTCTTGCAACCCCGGCGACCTCACGCACGACCGACTGGAACCACCACGATTCTAACTCCGGCAAGTCGCAGCGACTGTGGCTTTACATTATTGGAAATTTATCTTTCTCTCATCGGTAAATTATCTTCCTATGTGCTGAAAAAATGTTTTGCTGCTGTTTTGTGATTCATGGAGTAGAAATTAATCCGTATTAGTCTTTCTTACAGTAGTGGAAGCTTAGACCAATTTAAGTGTGTAGGTATTTGAATCATATactgaaatataatttgtaatgcAGTTAAAGATACTCCACCAGGACAACGACGATGAGAAATAgttgattttgatttattgGACATGCGTTTTagaattatatttcttttgtttctaaGTAAAATTTTGCGGCTGCGGCTGTCGATTTTTGGGATTTGAGTGCTATTCTTGATTATCAAGGTTCGTTTAATACGTGGACCGTATGGATAGGTTGTTTATTGACTGGGTTTATGCAGATGCCGCCTAAATGGGTGTATGCTGAACCGCATACCGAGCTCCATTTTCATTTGGAGAGAATTCATTGTTGAAGATTGATAAAATAGTTGGCCGTTAATTTGTAGAAAATGGGATAAAAATTAAAGGTTATTCTGTGTATGTGACGCTGAGCAGTTAAAGCATAATATTTGTACTGTTAAATATTGATTgaagggtaaaaaaaataaaccaaatgTGTCTACCAATTAGGGATATCTGCATTAACTCATTTGTTGTGTCAACGATATATGTGTCAAGTATACATCTTATGATTTGTTAAATTGCATTTGTGATTAATAGCTTACTTGTTTTCTTAAGGGTAATTCTCAGCCAACTTTAACAAAAGATGCAGGACTCCCTAGAGCCAAGACATGAATTTTGGGTGGGTGAACGAGTACATGCATTGGGTGATCCTCGACGAATTGGTACAGTTAAGTATGTGGGACCCGTAGAAGGCTATTCAGACACTTGGGTTGGAGTTGACTGGGACAACGGAGAAGGCAAACATGATGGATCCATGAATGGTGTCCGCTACTTCCATGCTAAATCAGAAAGATCAGGGTCATTTGTTCGTCCCCACAATCTGAACCAAGGGATTTCATTGCTTGAAGCTCTTGAAAGTCGATATAAAAGTGACTCTACAAAAGATGAAGAGGGTATCTCAGGCTTAAATTCATTTTGTGGctaaaacatttatatttagGGTCCATGAGTGAGGGtgaaaatagtttaattttaaattttggtatGACAGAAAAGAAGTCAACTCTATTGTAGTTGAGCTGTTTTTTGTACTTCATTCTTCGAGGTTCCAGTTGGGGTGAAGGGGGAATTattcattttgaattttgaactcTAAAATCTTCCAGCGTATTGATATATCTATTTCCAGATTGTTAGAAATTGATTTGATATGAAGCCTTGAGACCATTTTGTGTTatgttagtaattttttttttctttcaggtTAAGAACTGAGAAGGtgttcacaatttttttttttaaatttacccCATccattctaaaatatatatatatatatatatatatatattttttttttttacattctagTCTGTCTtctgtactttttttttctgtatgcACCCACACTGACAAAACctggaaaataaaatgtaatttttcttccttttgagcAGATGAAATGTATGTCCTTTCAACAAGCAACCAGCGAGTATCTGTTCAACTTTTGGGTAAAGATCAAATTCAAGATAAGCTAAGAAGATTTGAGGAATTAACCAGTGTATCATTGTCATACATGGGCATTAGTTCCCCTGGAACCCCTTCTCACATTAATAACACAGTGCCAAGTAAGCTTTATTCTAGGACGCTCCCATTTCTTTGCTAATATCAAGATACACATTAGCTTAGTAATAtcaatgattttgttttattttgagaTAAAATTGCTGTATCAATAAATTAGTTCCTTGTACCTTAAGTTCTAGTTTTGGTTAAGCTGTTTCAAGCTGGAGTTATAATTTGAAACTTTGATTATTTGATATCTTTTTCTATCCTGTTGCAATTTCAATATAAGTAATGAGTTCTGTTGCAATTTTCTCTCTTTGATATCTTCAGGATCCTTTTAACCgccttttatttttgttgatagaTATAAAAGAACTTGACCTGACTGGGAACTTGCTTTCGGAGTGGAAGGTATGTTCTGCAACCAGGTTTTGTCTAGCAATCAATCCCTGCTACTGTTGCAGCTTCTTATTAACTTCTTTTCAACATATCATGCAAGTCTTACCAAGAACTTCTATGATTTGTGTTTTTGGTTCAACTTATTTTGAAGAAatgatacttttttttattagctTCCTAATAGAACTTTTGAAGAGAAAAGTACAATTACATTGCAGGAAATAAGCTTTCTTTTTGTGAAAACTGAATCTGTTTTTCTAATTCTAATTGCATTTTGGTTTAAATGTGTGTATTATGAATATCTCTACATTTTAATATCTGTTTACGACTACTAGGATTTATTACATTCTACTACGTTTTCTTTTTGTATGATAATGGATTAATTGGTTTTATCTTATTTGGTTTTTGGTACAATGGTGACACTAATTTGAGCATAATAGGTTCAGAATAGGTTAAAGTAAGCTTTATTCAAAAGCTTTTTTGGGTACCTATATTTGTACCTTGGATTACTTGTTTTTTACTCTTTCATTGTCATTGTATCACATATACCTGCTGTATATAAAAATGGCTACCTAAGGTAGACCTTTTCAAGCTCTCAAAAATATActttctctttttcctttttcttatccTTACCTTGTTTGGGTTTGTCGCTGTGGCTGTCGTCCACCGACTCCTCAGTTTTTTTCTGGTGATCATTGAATCTAGATCATCTTGTTGAGTGAAAGGCCAACCGGCCGGTCTCTTCATCGGAAACGTCCATACATGCCTCCACGCACTGCCTTAAGTCCACTGCAGCAGAAGCACCCCACCTTCCCAGTGCTGGAACCGCCCAGCAGTTCTTCAGTGAAGTTTGCCAGACTTTCCTATCCAGTTTATGACCCTTTGTGCTCACTCTTGGGCCTTGGTGGAAGGGAAAATCTCCAACAATATTCCTTCAACGACGTTGGTGATTGGGTTTGATTCAGACTCCAAAAATACTGGCAGAAATCCATTAACCACCCTCCAAAGTTAGTAACTACCTTCACGGGCCTTTCCAGATCCTTCATTGTATAGGTCATGTTGCCTACGAACTTCAACTTCCACCCATAGCTTGCACCCACTCTTTCTTTCTTGTGTTCCTCCTTCGCAAATATGTTGGACCCCTTCCTCTGCCAATAACCTACCTCCCTAACTTCTCTCTACCTAAAGGCAACTTCACCacactaaatatattatattggtTTGCTCAGTTGGTCTTCCGTCAACTATGGGAGTGTTTTAAGTGATTTCCCATTTCTTATGTGTCAAGGGATTGGATGACCTTGctatatttctttcttcttttttctagtTACAAAGGATGTCTAGACCGTATGTAGGGAGGCGGAAGGGAAGTGAAGGTTAATGTGGAGACAAAAAGGTCTTAGTGGGACTTCAACATAGCAAGGCTAATGGACAACagtatatttcattttttgtttaatcTTGTTTCCTGAATTGTTTTGTAGAATATCCTTTTAACTATAGTTCTTGCCCTTTTTTATCCCTTTTCTATTAAAAAAGCTATGCACTGATCATGTATGAGACCCCTTTTACTTAGTTTTTATTTGGTGTACCATTTTGTCAGTGATTGATTGAGGGTACTTGCCATTtactttcttttcaattgatCTATTTGCAGGATGTTGGCACAATTTGTGAACAGTTGCCTGCTCTGAGGACCATCAATTTATCCAACAATTTAATGTCACCCTATAAAACCAATCTTCCAATACTGAAAATCATCCAAGTTCTGGTTCTAAATAATACTGGCGTAGATTGGGAACAGGTTCCTTCTATATCTTTTCTAATGTTGCTTTAATAAGATTTCCTGATGGTATAAATAGGAATTGCTAAATATTTCTGTTTAAACTGGGCAGGTTGAGCTGCTTAGACAATCGTTAACAACAATTGAAGAGCTACATATAATGGGAAACAATATAAGCAGAATACTGGTATGTTATCTTTCGTTCAGTATGCTTGCCAAGTATCTTAAAGCTGTAGACTTAGAATCTTCCTCCAATTTGAGGACAGATTAACAAACATTGGAAACTTTCATTCTTTTAAGCACCCCAGAGCCTGAATTTACGATGTTCAATTTGGGGCATCTGAAGAACTGGCCTCCTTCTCCCGTTTTGATTCACGATCTCAAGTGTTTGCTTCAGAATGCAAGCTGGACATATTTAAGGAATAGGGTTGCGGATATAATCTAAACACTTCAATATTTCTGAGCCCTTATTGGCTGTTTCACattgaaatgtttttttctcttatctGGCTGACTGGCCAGTTTGATGTGCTACACTATTTCTGTTTTGACATTAAAATATGGTgtacgttttttttttcgtatggAGATAATTCCTTTTGTATGTATTTGGTTTTCCCTTTCAGGTTTAATTTTATGTTGCTCTTCAATTTCTGGTCAActtgtaaatataaattactagCATTTTAAAGCCTTctaattttccttttctgtTCAGCCTGGGTCATCCTCTATGGTTCAGGGATTTGATTATCTGCGGCTGTTGAATTTGGAAAACAACTGTATAGATGAATGGAATGAAATCGTGAAGCTTTCTCAGCTAAGATGGTTGGTAATGGCAGTTTTTGTTTACTTCTAGAGTACAGTCCTGACACCATTTGAAAATGATTCTATCTTAACTTTTAACCACATCTAACTTCAATAACATTTACTTCCGTGTTGATCATACCTAAAATCATAACTTAGGACTTGATCTAACCAGTTAACAATTTAgttaatacattaaaatttcAGTTAACTACTGACTGTGAGTTGTTGGTGTTAGTATTCTTGTAAATTGTGACTATGATACATTGTgtaaatagagaaatattgtaaTTAAGATGTTAGAAGCTGTATAATTGTGTAACTCTTGtctattatatttataactctAATCATAAGTAGTAGCTTCTGCTGTGTACTTAAGACACGGATTCATTCACATGACTCTTGATTTTCTACTTCTAAAAAACAGTTAGCATAATGGTGAAGTATATAATTAGCTTGAAATATTGTTTAGAAGTCCCAGGGGGTATCTGTATCACTGGAAATACTGATTTTATCTTAGAACTGGCCATAAGTATTCTTCTCTTTGTTCCTGTATTTCTTCCTCAGAACAGTGCCTCTGCTTTTGGGTAGATTTATTGAAGTCtgttgatttgatttatttatacTTGGTTATCTTTTTCAGTTTGGAGAAGCTTTATTTAAACAAGAATTGTTTGAGTTCTCTCTTTTATCCGGCTAATAATGAGCAGTATGAAACAGAAATTACATGCTATAAACCCTTTCAAAATTTATGCCGCCTTCTATTgggtaatattataattttcctcttgataaatatcattttctacaTATTCCAATGAAATCTAGATTGTGATACCAGTTGAAGGCTTTCAAATCATGTTTCAGGTAATAACAACATTGATGATCTGGCCTCCATTGACTCGTTAAACTTGTTTCCTAATTTGGTGGTAAGGTTTATACTGTGAAGTGTTGAACCggtttacatatttaatataaattgttgAGTACGCATGCCATGATTGCTTTGATCTGTAATGATGACTCTAGGACTGCAGCCTGATATGATCCTAATAAGACTCTTGTGAGTTAGAATTAACttatgcatttaaacttttgtggAAGTTAACTTCTTCAAAAAGTTTTGGTGGAAAGTTGGTTTCAACTTTTGAAGAAGTTtgatcaatttttcttttcggTCTCTTGTTTTACTAGTGCTTGCTTGCTGAGAAGTTTATTGGACTATGGCCTATATCAAATAATCCATTTGAAAATAGTAAATTGGGATACAATTCAAGATTATTTTGTGGCTACAGTTGCCTAAATAAAGTGTGCTGGTCCATCATTACCTTTACCAGCTTCCTTTGAGAAAGTAATTGACTTGCTTATAACTTATCTTTCCTCATTACCAAAGGGAACATTTTCtccttatttttctctttcactgGTTTATATTTTAGACTGAATTTTGTAATACTAGCTTCAATTCTAATTACTTATCTTTAATAACAACGAAGGATATCAGGCTTTCTGAAAACCCAATTACTGATCCTAGAAGAGGTGGGGTTGCAAGATTTGTTTTGGTAGCTCGTTTAGCAAATGTTCAGATATTAAATGGGAGTGAGGTATGACAGGAGATATCTCTGTTGCTTAGTTGCTTCTTTTATATACTCTTTTACCAAACATAATGTTTCATGTCTGCTATACCTTTCAGGTAACTCCTCGTGAAAGGAAGGACTCTGAGATCAggtatttttttcaattctatGTTGTATACCCTTTTGGCAATTGAAAGTCTGAAGCATCATTCATGGTCATCAATTCTgtgtattattatataatgcatTTTATCTGTCTATACCTAGAAGGCCTTTCAAGCTGAGTGCTTTTAAGTAT
This portion of the Vigna unguiculata cultivar IT97K-499-35 chromosome 6, ASM411807v1, whole genome shotgun sequence genome encodes:
- the LOC114188280 gene encoding tubulin-folding cofactor E isoform X1, coding for MQDSLEPRHEFWVGERVHALGDPRRIGTVKYVGPVEGYSDTWVGVDWDNGEGKHDGSMNGVRYFHAKSERSGSFVRPHNLNQGISLLEALESRYKSDSTKDEEDEMYVLSTSNQRVSVQLLGKDQIQDKLRRFEELTSVSLSYMGISSPGTPSHINNTVPNIKELDLTGNLLSEWKDVGTICEQLPALRTINLSNNLMSPYKTNLPILKIIQVLVLNNTGVDWEQVELLRQSLTTIEELHIMGNNISRILPGSSSMVQGFDYLRLLNLENNCIDEWNEIVKLSQLRCLEKLYLNKNCLSSLFYPANNEQYETEITCYKPFQNLCRLLLGNNNIDDLASIDSLNLFPNLVDIRLSENPITDPRRGGVARFVLVARLANVQILNGSEVTPRERKDSEIRYVRLVITRLQTSPEEIKQHPRLYELKKIHGIEDERPSSGTTVPQTISSGLLSITLNCVGASMGEKPPLTKKLPATTTVGKLKSLCESFFKLKSMKLKLYLREEGSPFPLMLDSDTSSLMDLGIGNDSIILVDEEGS
- the LOC114188280 gene encoding tubulin-folding cofactor E isoform X2 — protein: MNGVRYFHAKSERSGSFVRPHNLNQGISLLEALESRYKSDSTKDEEDEMYVLSTSNQRVSVQLLGKDQIQDKLRRFEELTSVSLSYMGISSPGTPSHINNTVPNIKELDLTGNLLSEWKDVGTICEQLPALRTINLSNNLMSPYKTNLPILKIIQVLVLNNTGVDWEQVELLRQSLTTIEELHIMGNNISRILPGSSSMVQGFDYLRLLNLENNCIDEWNEIVKLSQLRCLEKLYLNKNCLSSLFYPANNEQYETEITCYKPFQNLCRLLLGNNNIDDLASIDSLNLFPNLVDIRLSENPITDPRRGGVARFVLVARLANVQILNGSEVTPRERKDSEIRYVRLVITRLQTSPEEIKQHPRLYELKKIHGIEDERPSSGTTVPQTISSGLLSITLNCVGASMGEKPPLTKKLPATTTVGKLKSLCESFFKLKSMKLKLYLREEGSPFPLMLDSDTSSLMDLGIGNDSIILVDEEGS